The Raphanus sativus cultivar WK10039 chromosome 6, ASM80110v3, whole genome shotgun sequence sequence GAGGTGGACCGTCTGGTCCCAAGGTCTCTTCTTTCTACTcttcatttacttttttttttatatcaagaGGAAATTGGATAGTTCAAGAAGTATTCTTAATttggtttcctttttgtttttgtggtgAGATTCGCAGTCACTTTGCAATGCATGTGGGATCAGATTCATGAGACAGAGACGATCCGAGTTGTTGGGTATTCATAGCCACAAAGCCTACAAGAAGATAAACACATCGATAGTATCATCATATGGTGGCGTGTTTCTCAAGAAACGACGGAGCCTGAAGGAGGAAGAACAAGCTGCTCTTTGTTTACTCTTATTGTCTTGTAACTCTGTTCTCGCctgaactaaaaaaaaacagagtatctCGCTAAAAAGACAGTTTTGCCCTTTGTTTTGTCTTATCCTTTTGGGCCATTCTTTTGAGTGGATATGATTTAAAATGCTGAAGTTGGGCCTGTTTTGTTTCAACAGAGCTGACCCATAGAGACCATTTGTCAAATCTAAAAAGTGAAAATTAAACCGGAGCAtttcggttttggtttggtACAGGAAGACTTAATTATTgatgtcaaaagaaaaggtttaactaggcctgggcataatatccggaacccgaaatccgaaccgaacccgaaccgaaaaacccgacccgttaTCCGACCCGAAATGTAAAAACACCCGAACGGGTTttgtagggtggtataaaaaatatccgaatccgaagtgttattaaccgaacccgaacgggtaacccgaaaaacccgaaactaatagctaatataaatattttgaaatatatatatataagtattttagttattaaatttaatattcgtggtaatatgatatataataataaatattaacaatgttaacaatattaaaaatattttaagtacacaattagttataaataagtaatttataatttgttcattggaataacaagtatactctctataatataatgtatattgtttacaaataatgtttgttttcatgcttgatttaacattttattgttattttagcaattttatgtatgatagattaatttttattaatttagttgtttttctttatgtttttcttcaagtttttgtttttttactttggttatatccgaaccgaaccgatataacccgaacccgaaagatatatggttactttatgggttttaggatgcaatataatttttaaccgaacccgaagtgttattatccgaacccgacccgtactaatgaaattttactatgggacctaggagcgtaaacccgaaaacccgaaaatccgaaaaacccgatccgaacgccaacgggtacccgaacgcccatgCCTAGGTTtaactatataactaaaaatgaaatgtataaaaatcaagaaaaaaatctttgaaacAGTGAAAACTCTGTTTGCGCGGGTTAAGTTCACCTGCTTCACCAACATATACCATAAGCaaaccaataatatttagacACGTATGCGTGTGACTAACAGATCGACGTGTTCAATGAGCGGAAAAGCGTGCCAGTTTATATTACCAGAGGGAAATACACGGCGGGTAAAAGGTTCAAACGGCATGCATTCGTGTAGGCTGTTAGAAAACCAAGAgattaataaatcaaaaagacaagtaaatacatgtaataaaactaattaaattaagaaattatttatgtattacATAATAGAAGAACTCGTCTCCTCTCTCCTATGTCTCTCACTCTCTAtccaaacaattaaaaaaaaaaggtccataaagaagaaaaaaaaagacaagttCCGGAAAACAACGCAGCATCGCCGTCGTCGTACCAagaatctttaattttttttggtatctCAACCTTTGATTCTTCGAATTTATTCGGTTTTGGAATCGAGAAAGAAATGGATTCTGATTCATGGAGTGATCGTCTCGCATCGGCTTCACGAAGATACCAGCTCGATTTCTTGTCTCGATCTGGtgagttgaaaaaaaaaacacgatattgttatttgttttatttttgagatttgatttttttgtggtattaaattaaatatacgaATTAGAATGACACGATATTGTTGTAAATTGTAATGGCATAGATGTTGATCTTTCTCTTGCTGATGTTGAaattgcttttgtttttttaaagaaaaacaaaaaaaaatggagaaaagTTTCCATCTTTGAGGCATTTGGTATGATGAATTTCTCAAAAGGTTGGAATCTTTGATTCTTGATTGAACaacaataaaatacaaaatcttgTTCGTTGGTAAAACGTCGTTTCATTACATGTCTCAATGTTCTTCTATCACATATCTCCATGTTCCTTCTAATCCCAATTTATATTTGTAACACGCAAGAATGGAAATCATTATTAGTATGCCTAATTATTTTTCTCAAGgttctgttttattttgttttttgtagtTGTGCCATCTTTAAttgtttgctttttgtttttgatcaTAAACGTAGATAACTTCTTGGGGTTTGAGGAGGTAGAGGGAGAAGATGAGTTCAGGGAAGAGTATGCTTGCCCCTTCTGCTCTGACTACTTTGATATCGTCTCTCTCTGCTGCCACATAGACGAAGATCATCCCACTGAAACAATCAATGGGGTATAAGCACTTCTTCCAATACTATTGTGTATatatcaaaatctaattaatGTTTCATCACATGGTTCTGCCTAGATTAGGCAAACCACTGCTCTTTTGTTTAGTAGTTCCTCTTCTTCTTGGACATACAATTAGGGAAGTGAAAGTAGCCTAATAAATATGCGTCAGGAATAGGATTTTTCAGTGTTCTGAAAATCGGTATAGGCGGTGTTTGGTGCCCGCGTAGGCGGCAAATCGGTCTAGTCGTTAAAAAATCAGTTTGGGCACCCGCCTAATCGCTATAAAGCGCCTAGTTACCGTTTAAcgatttcttgaacattgaGAATTTTAGGAGAGTTGCTACAAGATGAAGATTTGTTTTTGACACACAGTTCTCCTTGTAGGTATGTCCCGTTTGTGCGGTGAAAGTGAGCTCTGATATGGTTGCTCATATAACTCTTCAACATGCAAATATGTTCAAgatatcctttttttttaatcaaaccatcatttttattttatgtgatttccttcaatgtattttttgtttcatttcatTCCTTAACTAATAATATTACGTGACAacgagaaaaagaaaatcaagaagagGCGGGGTTCAATCCATGTTATCAATCTTGAAGAGAGAGTTTCCTGATGGAAACTTCCAGAGCTTGTTTGAAGGATCTTCACGTGTTGTTGtaccttcttcttcctccagtATAGCTGCTGACCCTTTGCTGTCTTCCTTCATTTCTCCGATGGCGGATGGACTTTTCATTTCAGAGACGAGTTCTGCCAAAAAGACATCAAACCAGAGTTTGCCTGAACGGTATGGTATTGGTTTTCATCATCCTCAGATTGGCTTTTTCCTACATTCACTCTCTGATTGTTCTTGTATTGACTGGATATTTACAGGAGTGTTGAGAAGAAGTCGCTTTCTGCAGAGGATCACAGAGAAAAGTTGAAACAGAGCGAGTTCGTTCAAGGGGTTTTCTGCTCAATGATTCTTGATGATGATTTATAaaggagagaaaaaaataactttGTCTACAAGTATTATTAGATCATTCAACTGTTGGAACAAATTTAATGGAgttgttgtttgttttcaaCAAGTGATATGGTGGGATAACCAAGAATAATGTTAGAGAAGCTTTGTATTGAAGAGTCAAAAGAGATACATGAATAATGAGTATTATTTATCTTATTGAACACATTCTTTTCTTTGATGAACTCTTGGTTTGTCTGCAGACTGTAAGAAAACAACAACAGCAATGTATGGTATTTTGATCACTATATCTACACTGAGTTCTGTTCTTGAGATCCTAAATATATTTTCGGTTTACTCCAGTTTCTTACTTATGGGGTTTGTATATAATctcttaatatttataaattcataGCGCACATCCATTGCACTAAGCGCCCCTCCTTAGTGCAATGGAGGTCACTAGCCTAAGCCACTCGTCTTCTTGATCACGAGTTGGCCCCGTCCAGGTAAGTGATTTGCTTGTTGTATCCGCTTCTCTTTTTATACTATACTCTGCGAGTGCTTCCTTTTAAATGTAAACGATGTGGGACAATTTACACATCTCTCCGACTCTCACAAGCTTTAAACGGCAAAGATTCTTTCATGATATACACACACGGGCCGGATTCTAAAGGGCCTAGTTAAGTGTTTTAAGCCATTTTCTGGATACGAACCACTCGAACGTATCCAATATAACAGTATTTTGCTTATATTTTGGTTCGTGTTGTGGATTAAATGTCATCTTCGATCAACAAAACGCCATATATTACtttgtttttgttatctttGACTAAAGCTCTTGAGATCTGAAATTTCTTTGTTTGTAAGAATACAAATTGCAGATTTGCTCTGAAGATTCCTGTCTTTGACAGGATTTTACTGGAATATTGGAAAGCAGTGTCTTTCAGCAGAGGATAAACACAGAGAAAAGTTGAAACAGAGCGAGTTCATTCAAAGTATTTTCAGTTCTATCCTTCTTGATGGCGATTCATATAGGAGAACATTCCGGTAACTTTTGTACATTTATTAGATCATTCAGCGACTGATTATCATGTAACGAAGTtgtcatgaaaaaaaaaacagatcaatGTTAAAGTGTTGTTGCCTAATGAAGAGACGAGACAACAAATAGGCTTTTTCCAAAATACAAAGAGATTTGAACTAAAAGATTGTAGGGCTTTACACCGAAGGGAGCCCTTCCAGAAATTCTCAGAGTCCAAGGTCAAAGCCCAAGATCAATGAGGGGGTTTTTGGAAATAGTTTTCAACCAGCAATAGACGCGCCTCGGTTAGTACCTCATATGCTGCGTCATTGCCCCAAGCGCAAAGATGCTTTTTAACTTGCGTAAGCCTCTTTGTTTTataatcaaacaaaaccaaactacTAGGAACATACTTCCGATGTGGGATTCTATAAGTAGCTTGCCAACATAAAAGACAttatataataaacataaaagaGGAGATCAGTATCATATAACTAGAGAATTGCAATAACGTTATCTAAGATACGACATCTTAAGTAAATTGCACGCTGCATCTAAATCTCTTCTTAGACTCTGCTTCGCGAGTCCTTCCCTTCTATCACCTTAACTGACCCATCATTCAAACCGACCGCAAACTGGTTTGGCTCTTGCGGGTGAGCGGCCACAACTAGAGGGGACAAGCATTTGTTCCTGTGAAAGCAAAGAGACTTGATATACAGACATACGTTTATAATTGTCTGGCTTCCTTTTAAGTCGATTTCGCAGATTCAAGACGACGGAATCTTAGATTAACGTAGAATTAAGAATCTAATGAAGTGTTGGATGAACACTTACCCTTGAGGCAAGCGGATGGAGAGATACGACATCGTCGAACACTCCAATGTTACCATCGCAGAAAGTGGTGTAGACCTCCATGATTCTTGATGATGATTTATATAGGAgagaaaaaataacttttactaaagagaaaaaataaatttgtctaCGAGTATTAGATCATACAACTGTTGGAACAAATGTAATGGAgttgttgtttattttcaaCAAGTGATATGGTGGGAGGATAACCAAGAGTAATGTTAAGAGAGCTTTGTATTGAAGAGTCAAAAGAGATACATGAATAATGAGTATTACTTATCTTATTGAACACATCCTTTTCTTTGATGAACTCTTGGTTTGTCTGTAGACTGTAAGAAAACAAGTATTTTGATCATTATATCTAACACTGAGTTCTGTTCTTGATATCGTAAGTATATTTTCGGTTTACTCAAGTTTTTTGCTATGGGGTTTGTATATAATCTCTTACTGTTATAGTTCATAGCGCACATCCATAACTTATGTTAAGCAAACAAAGACTAAAGACTGATACGGATGGTAGGAGCCGCGCGAACGCAGGCTCCCTCTGCCACAAATAATAACGCAGGCTCTCCCACTTGGGGAGACTTTAGGCTAAGCGCCCTCTCCTTTGTATCCTCTCCTTTGTGCAATGGAGAGAGATCACTAGCCTAGGCCACTCATAATTTTGATTATGAGTTGACCCCGTCCAGGTAAGTGATTTGCTCGTTCTCTCCCCTTCTCTTTTTATACTATGCTTCGCGAGTCCTTCCCTGCAAACGTAAGCGATGTGGGACATCATCACAAGCTTTAAACAGCAACATTGTTAGGTGTTATATATACGGGCTGGACACTACAGGCCCAACTAAATGTGTGGTAACCGCCGTGGTTAAAAGCATATATGGATTGTATAGTTAGGGAATGTGTTTAAAGAAGATAAATTCTTTAAGAGCATAGAGATTGAACACACTATGGGAAGAAGTAGTTCACTAGAAAGTCCAAACAAATGTATATTTGGAGGCTGGAGATCAAATATATGGGAAGTGAGTTTTATATACTGGGTTCGAAAGTTATTCAACAATAACATCGAAtacatacaagaagaagaagaaagaagagagaggaaAGATGAATTTCAGCAGACCGAAGTTGGTTTTCCAAGTAAAAAAGATGACCTCTCTGATTACAAGTGTCTTGGGACGCAAGAAAACACTTGCAGGTGAAAACAGAGGAAGGGGAGATGATTCTCGGAAGAGACTACTGAAGCTAACGAGACCATTGGCTGCTGGTAAAGGCTAAACTCACTTCAGAAAAAggatagttttttctttttggaaagcCCAGGAGTTCGACTCAAGATACTCATCTCAGTGCAAAGACTGAAGATGGCGCTTGAGATTAATAGGGACCGTTGATCGGAATCTTAGATTAACTTAGAATTAAGAATCTAATGAAATGTTGGATAAACACTTACTTACCCTTGAGGCAAGTAGGCGGATGGAGAGATATGACATCTTAATCTATGAGTGTATGCGTCGAACACTCCAATGTTACCATCGCAGAAAGTGGTGTAGACCAACTGGCTGTTTCAGCTCCATGATTCTTGATGATGATttataaagagagaaaaaataacCTTGTCTACGAGTGTTATATCATTCAACTGTTGGAACAAATGTAATGGAGTTGTTGTTTAGTTTCAACAAGTGATATGGTGGAACCAAGAATAATATTAGAGAGTTTTGTATTGAAGAGATACATGAATAGTATTATTCATCTTATTGAACACATTCTTTTCTTTAATGAACACTTGGTTTGTCTGTAGACGGtaagaaaacaacaacagaaATGTATGTATTTGATCATATATCTGCATtgagttatgtatttaaaaaataaaactgcaTTGAGTTATGTTCTTGAGAGGATAAGTGTACTTTATGTTTACACTTCAAAGATACAGCAGGgctataaatgtttaaaattgaaTGGTAGGAGCTGAGCGAACACAAGCTCCCTCTGCCACAAATAACGACGCAGGCTCTTCCCACTTGGGGAGACCTTAAGCTAAGCGCCCCTCCTTAGTGCAATGGAGGTCACTAGCCTAGGCCACTTGTCTTCTTGATCACGAGTCGACCCGTCCAGGTAAGTGATTTGCTCGTTGTGCATATAAGTACACTGAACGAACACCTGTAAGAAAACTAGCATATTGTAATGCTGAACAACACATTAAGACATAAGTCTAAATCATATTAACTTAACTATTTATTGTATCTgcatattagtaaaataatatatttatggaAAATTAGTTGGAATGACATACAATTTACTAGAAATTACTAGAGTaacacaccaaaaaaaaaaaaaaaggcttcATCTGGACTCAAATGCCCCGTCggtaaaaaaatatcaattaagaTAAAATTCCCATTCCTATTACTTGACCAAAAAATGGTGaaatctctttaaaaaaaaccaaCCACGATATCTTTCTCTTCTGTAGTTCCAAGAACCCTAAATCCCAAAATTGTGAAATCCTCAAACTCTTGACTCTCTTTAGTTTTCATCATGATTTCTCATCGATTTCGTCATCTCCACACCCTAATCAACCACTAAAACCTTCGATTCACATAGGAGAAGTGAACCCGAAACCCAATCGACGAACCCTAAACCCCCTTTCTAAAATTTTCAGCTGCGTGAATCTTAAGGCTTTCATCCCTTACAATCTCCTCTCCACATCAATCAGTTTAATCCACCTATTTTTCCACCAAAGGTTAGTCTCTGTTAAACGATTTTTAATATTCAGTATCAAATGAATTCGATTTTCACACGacacagagtagatagaagtgTTTTTCGTTTGTACATTTGTTGATATCAGTTGGGTATCGTCTGGGTCTAGGTCTTGGTCGTTTTTCTTCAGTCTTGGTTTGTAATACTTACTACATCTAACATTTCTTTTCAGATGGATGACTACATCAAACAGTGGAAAAAGATATCCAGCAAGACTTTATGAAGAGGGGAAATCTCCATTACAGCATCGAAGCATGAATCATAACTGTCACTTGGCTAATTTGCAGATGGTGAAAGAAGAAATTGGTTTAGATGCGTGGGAATCTATTAAAACATCATTTGTTGGAGTTATTCTGAAGCTGAAAGAGCTGAATTATACCTGGTCAGCCAAGGCGGTTCACCATTTACTTACAAACCAATTGGTGGTTAATAATATCCATGAGATATGGAGTGCTATAGAAGGTCAGGCAATAAGGTTTTCGCTATATGAGTTTGGTGATATTACAAGTTTAAATTGCGAGCCTTTCAACATAAATGAAGAGGTGGAGATTGATCATAAACCATTTTGGGAAAAGCTTGGTGTTTCTCCTTCACATGGTCATATGCTTTCTGAGTTGCGGTTGTTGTTCACTAAAGTTAGGAATTGGACGTTTGAGGAGAGAAGAATGTTTGGTTTACTATGTGTCTTGTCTGTTGGAGTACTTGGCATCTCTCCAGGCAGTAGAATTCCTTTGGATCAAGCAAAGAGAGTCCTAGACATAGAAGCATTTGATAGATACCCTTGGGGGCGTGTGGGATTTTCTAGCCTGGTAAATTCAGTGAAAATTGTTTCATATGAAGAAATGAACAAGTATACAATGTATTATTCTGAAAGTTTGTTGTTTGTAAATGTAGAAAGTATAAGTATGCCataacatgaaaacaaaaatctgccaaattttaaaaagtctACGAGATAAATCTGTATGCTAGTACAAAATTTTCGACATATTAGAAAATCTGCTGTTATAGGATACAAATCTGCCACTAAAAGTCTACCAACGTAAAATAAATCTGCGAGTGCAATCAAATCTGCCATCATGTGAGGTATACTTTTTCTGAAAGTATGTGATGATATTAAGTTTGCGATACTAAGTCTTCGGTAAAAAATAAATCTGCGACGGTTTATTAAATCTGCCATCAAGTATTGCAGTTTTTTCACAGCAGATTTATTTTACTGtttcgttaaaaaaaaagaaaaatttgatgacatgcagtaaaaaaaaaactgtaaatttttttttttaacaaagaaaataagGGTAGTTTAGGCATAAAAAACATTctagtaaattaaaaaaaatctatgttatTCTAGTGATAATAACATAATTTCACGTTATTTTAGTAATCTTCCCTATATTTATTCTATATAACTTACTTAGTATATTGAGTAAATGtttgaatatcttttttttatttttgtttagaagAATTATTGCAACTTTTGGGTACACCGATCCTACTGAGCTTGAGATAAGCAAATCGAAAAGAGGAACTGAAGAAAGCTAAAGAGTCACTGGTTTCAGAACTTGCCGATGAACGCTGCTTCCCAAACTAGAGTCTGAAGCAAAATGTCTAGTTTCAACGAATGCTGAGACAAAAGCAGTATTATCGGAGCTGAAAGAAACCTGCATATACATCTTGTCCAAGGAATAGGGTGAGAGATATCTTGGTTAGTACATATGAACTAGTCAGGACTTGTAGAGACTAGGGTTCTGTGACTAGTTCAAGTTTTTTCGTGTAGCTCAAGTCACTAGTTGACCTCTTCCACACTTATCAAAGACATAAACACAACTGTAGAGGCAAGTGGGTTAACAATAttagtttagtttaaatttgatttagactttctttatatattttttaaaccacATAGATAAAACTATCTTTAAGAAactaacatatatttaatataaattagtttggaACAATAATTCAAAGTGTATAATTATAGAAGTCATTTTCTACGTGTATcccttattttaatttttatgatgatTAATTACATagataaacttaataaattaaaatattatatctaactCTTACTATCaaaattttttaattgtttttaatttttgtttcgTTTCTATATTATTTCTAACTAACATATATGTAccatttaaatattaattgaatgaacaatgataaattttataaacaaaaatatatactatacatattataatttaaaataaaaagttcccAAAAACAAATGTtgatatcaaaattatatatttactttaaaaataatcttaaataattttatatacatatgtattgTTTGAACAAGTTTTATTGATatactgaagtacaaatagagTTAAAGAATCGTATACAACACaagaaaatacaatttattacataagCAGAAATATGagacatattatatatattttaaaactaataaaaatattgtctTGTATATTAAGCTGTTTTCTTATATGAATTTACATAAACTTATTAAACTATATTTCGAAATCTAAAAAACAATCAACTAGATGCAACtaattaaattaatcaaaattttattctgataaaaataaaaaaggttattgttgattttagaaaattatattcaatATAATATACCTAAATAATTATCAACctgattaaatattatatatccaaaatcacATGCCTAATTAAAGtgacatattattatttataaataatcatacatacaaattacataataaataaaaatttacatattaactaattctaataatatatttgttttgtaaatatttatacccgtgtatgagcacggaaaaatcacctagtttcTAATTAAAGACACATCTGGTAAAGTTTTCTGTTATAGTAAATTTAAGAAAGGTGACTACGATATCGAAACATGTCAGTTGCATGACATGATGAGAGAAGTTTGTTTACGCAAAGCTGAAGAAGAGAATTTCGTACAAACCATTGACACATCAACTGCAAATTCGAAATCTACTTTTTATTCTCGCAGACTTGTTGTTGGACGTCAGCCTGCTTATACATTTGATGTGGATAAAGAGGTGAAGAATCGAAGCCTTAGAACTCTCTTGTTTCTCGAGAGCAAAGGAGTGACAGCAACAAGTTTATTGTTTACAAGTCATAAGCTGATGAGAGTGTTAGATCTCTCTTATATGTGCTTTCAATGGGGGAAGGTACCCACAAGCATCGGGAAGCTCATCCACTTGAGATATTTGAGTTTGAGAGATGCACGTGTAATTCAACTTCCTTTTTCTATGCGGAATCTGAAGAAGTTGCTCTATTTAAACCTAGATATATCATTAGGTGGAGTTTACATTCCCAATATCTTTAATGAGATGCGAGAATTGATATTCTTGTCTTTTCCCAAGGGATTACATGATGAGACAAATTTGGAATTGGGAAATCTGGTCAAGCTGGAGACGTTGAAGAATTTCAACACAAAACATGGGAGAGTGACGGATCTAGAGGGTAAGACACGGCTCAGATCCCTCTCTTTCAATATTACAGACAAGGGCTATACCATTAAGACTCTATCTTCATCTCTACGTGAAATGAGATGCTTGGAGAGTCTTACTATATATCATTACAAGTTGTATACTCGCacgaatgatgatgatgaagaaggatTTGTTTGGGATTTTGTTAATCTCAAACAGCTGTGGTTGGAGAAGATATATATGCCAAGGTTACCTGATGCGCAACATTTTCCTTCTCAACTCTTAACTATATTTCTAAGTGATTGTTATTTGGAGAAGGATCCAATGACGATTCTAGAGAAATTGCTTCATTTGAAAGAGATTAGTTTACATTTTCGATCTTTCAGTGGGAAAAGAATGGTTTGCTCGAGGGATGGGTTTCCTCAATTGCATAAGCTAGAATTTATTGGATTGGAGGAGTGGGAAGAGTGGATAGTAGAAGAAGGCTCCATGCCCCTTCTTCATAATCTCAAAATTGGCTATTGTCCAAAGTTAAAGGAGCTTCCTGATGGACTGCGATTCATCACTTCTTTGAAGAGTCTGATCCTTTTTGAAATGGCAAATGAACAGAAGAAAAGACTGTCGAAAGGAGGAGAAGATTATTACAAAGTCCAACACATTCCTTCTGTTATATTCTATGATTGATCTCGGCAACAGTGAGTCAGACAACAGCTCAAGGAGACGAGACTCTCAGCAATTACGGGCTATCaggtatatatattatctagGAATGAACTTCTCGGCAACCTCTTTGGTTTGCATGAACTACACTTTAGTTAGATTATTGTAATTTGTTGGAATGTCTCTGATGATGTGTTTTACCCATTGGTTTTGATATAGTGGCAAACAGAGTATATTTTACAAGTGAAACATACTGGCACACTGACGCGGTGAAGCTGTTCGACGGAAGTGTCTAACTGAGACACTTGATCTCCTGCACTGCTTTAAGTTTGCCTATTATTAGTATTCTCTTTACATTTTCTTGTATTTGTTCTTCTTAAAGATTTTAACAAcatatcgattttttttttttttgagatttttcattttgtttttgtaactcGAAAATTTACATGCCTTTGTACAAAGATTTATGGATTGATTTCCACAGAATAGTTGTTTTTTCAGTAAATATTATTTGGATTATGAACTCATGAATCCTCCTCTCCTCTGGTGTTTGAGCAACAGATATATGGCTGAGACACTGTTTTGTCTGTAGCCGAGAAACTACGTGACCTTCTTGCCAATGGGTGTAGTATGTATAAAACTATCTTCATCTctcagtaaaaaaaatatatgtattttgatCATTATATCTACACTGAGTTCTGTTCTTGATTCTTACTATGGGGTTTGTATATAATCTCTTAATATTATAATTCATAGCGCACATCCATAGCTTATGTTAAGCAAATATTTAAAGACTGATAAGGATGGTAGGAGCCGCGCGGACGCAGGCTCCCTCTGCCACAAATAATGA is a genomic window containing:
- the LOC108807899 gene encoding probable disease resistance protein At1g59620, producing the protein MMREVCLRKAEEENFVQTIDTSTANSKSTFYSRRLVVGRQPAYTFDVDKEVKNRSLRTLLFLESKGVTATSLLFTSHKLMRVLDLSYMCFQWGKVPTSIGKLIHLRYLSLRDARVIQLPFSMRNLKKLLYLNLDISLGGVYIPNIFNEMRELIFLSFPKGLHDETNLELGNLVKLETLKNFNTKHGRVTDLEGKTRLRSLSFNITDKGYTIKTLSSSLREMRCLESLTIYHYKLYTRTNDDDEEGFVWDFVNLKQLWLEKIYMPSGKRMVCSRDGFPQLHKLEFIGLEEWEEWIVEEGSMPLLHNLKIGYCPKLKELPDGLRFITSLKSLILFEMANEQKKRLSKGGEDYYKVQHIPSVIFYD
- the LOC130495583 gene encoding GATA transcription factor 23-like; amino-acid sequence: MEEEKERVRCCSDCKTTKTPMWRGGPSGPKSLCNACGIRFMRQRRSELLGIHSHKAYKKINTSIVSSYGGVFLKKRRSLKEEEQAALCLLLLSCNSVLA
- the LOC130496773 gene encoding protein DEHYDRATION-INDUCED 19 homolog 6 translates to MDSDSWSDRLASASRRYQLDFLSRSDNFLGFEEVEGEDEFREEYACPFCSDYFDIVSLCCHIDEDHPTETINGVCPVCAVKVSSDMVAHITLQHANMFKVTTRKRKSRRGGVQSMLSILKREFPDGNFQSLFEGSSRVVVPSSSSSIAADPLLSSFISPMADGLFISETSSAKKTSNQSLPERSVEKKSLSAEDHREKLKQSEFVQGVFCSMILDDDL